One window of Methanomicrobia archaeon genomic DNA carries:
- a CDS encoding type IV pilin, translating into MKKDDKAVSPVIAVIMLIAITVIIAAVVAAFAYGIIGGVKKAPSAALIVENARAGETNITVVHHGGDPIIDAFGTSPSWSFRYQGKECILGEDNAKLNGGDLPTTNTPFKPGDELVIDIIAASGSTGAFSSGESITIVYMTGDVLQRLYIS; encoded by the coding sequence TTGAAGAAAGACGATAAGGCAGTTTCGCCGGTCATTGCCGTGATCATGCTGATCGCGATCACGGTCATCATCGCTGCAGTTGTTGCGGCATTCGCCTACGGGATCATCGGCGGTGTGAAGAAGGCGCCCAGCGCGGCACTGATCGTTGAGAATGCTCGAGCGGGTGAAACAAATATCACCGTCGTCCACCACGGAGGCGACCCAATTATCGATGCGTTTGGAACATCGCCATCGTGGTCGTTTAGATACCAAGGGAAAGAATGTATATTAGGTGAAGATAACGCGAAATTAAATGGTGGCGATCTCCCAACAACAAACACTCCCTTCAAACCAGGTGATGAATTGGTAATCGACATAATTGCTGCATCCGGGAGCACTGGAGCATTTTCAAGCGGCGAATCGATAACGATCGTGTACATGACTGGCGATGTACTGCAGCGGCTCTATATATCGTAA